The DNA region TGATAAGAACAGAATCCAGTCAATGTTTATCAAGTGCTTTGCATGTACCAGTCCCTGGACTGGGCCTTCTAGAGTAATCAGAGATAAGTAGGCCATTGTCTTCTGGAGAGCTGGCAGTCTGGAGCCTGCTGAGTCAGTACAGTAGCTGCAGTATGAGACCTGCTATCACACAGGCACAGAGGCCTGTGGGAACACTCACTAAGACATTTTTCCCCCAAGGGTAATAGTGAATAGGGAAGGCTTCCTTTGACTGGCAATTGAAGAtggagaagattttggagacagagaaACGAAAGGGAAAAGCCATTTTAATTAGATAAAACAGGAAGAATAAATTGCTGGCACCAGGAAAGCAAGTGGCAGTGTCAGGGCAGGTGCTGCAGGAATGGGAGTGGGGTGAGATTAGGTTGATTTGGAGGCTTTTGAGAGTTGGGGGCTCCATCTCACAGGCAATGGGAAGTCTTGCAGGGTCCTGATGTGGCAAGGTTTCTGGTAGAAGCTTGGTTTCTATCTAAGGAGATTAATCTCCAGGGAATCCCAcaagcaaaacaaacaagcatgccctcctaatttttcttttgtatttggaAGCAAGTTTTAAGTGTATACAGGAGTGAGCAACCAGTTGTGAACCAAGGGAGCTgaaaggcaggggtggggggagaagtgCCATGAAACCTGGCTAGTGggacataattttttaattaagtataaaGAGGCTACAAAGGAGatgaaaggggaaaagaagctaGGAGAGAGGTGAGAATTATGGATGGCCCCACATAAGATAGACTGAGTGCAACAGGCAACAATATCACCAATCTGTCCTCCCATATCCCCTCTTACACATGTGTATGTGCAAATGTGTAATCGGAGTGGTCTTCCCTTACCAGCTCTGAAACTTACTCTAATTGCTATGGCTCCTTCTGCTCACAAGCTCAGGACCCTGCAAGACTTCCCATACACTGAAGGCTTTCTTGGTGGAGTTTCGGGTCGAGTTGACTTGCCTTCAGTGGGCATTCTGTCCCAGAGGACCAGGGGAGATGATAGGGGGCATGCAGGTGACTTCTTGAGCTTATTTCCTAACTCTCCTTGGGGTTTTGATGGTGTCACTCTTGAAGACCATTCTTTTCTCTGCAGAGAACTAGCCCTGGTCAGAATAGGGAAGAATAGGGAAGTGTGCATGCTAAGTTCAGAGAAGCTAAAGAGCAAACGGAGTGGGAGTTCCCCTGAGCCACCTCCTCGGAAGCCGCCAAAACCCCAGCAAACTTTAGGTTCCACCTTTAGCAAAACGGGAAGTTGACGTCAGTGGTCTCTGCCAGAGGTCACATATCTAGTCCTGGTTCTGCTCTCTCATTCTCCATCAAAACCTGTCCCTGGGCAGTCATTGCTCTCTGTTCACTGGTCAGAACAGAACAGAGCCCTGGCTGTTTGAATCTTTCGAGCTGAACCCCAGACAGGCAACAGGCCCCACTGAGGCTCTAGGTTTAGGCCCTAGGGCAGGCCCTATTGAGTCCTGCCTAAATGTCAGGGTCATGGTAAAAATACGTGATTATTGTTTAAGCCACAGAGATTTGAGGGAGTGGTTTTTCACAAAGCGGTAGGTAACTGGAACACGTGTATATAAGCATGGCAACTTAGGCTAGCATAATGCAAACCCATGAGTTCACATGTATGTGAGTGATAATGATTACAATGAAGTCCAAAGCACTTTACAGGTGGAAAAAGTTAATTCATTATCAGGATGGTACATTTCTTCTTGTTGCTATTCCCATGAAAGACATTTTCAGTCCTAGCCAGAACTTCATGCTTATTTAATAGAAACTTCTGGATAAAACAAGCATGGAGAAAACCTTGGACAGGCTATATgttggatatgtgtgtgtgtgtgtgtgtgtgtgcgtggtggggattaaacccagggcatgttgcctaccactgagttacattcccaccTTCTAGGccataggttctttttttttttttttttttaaagggagagagagagagagagagagagagagaattttttaatgtttattttttagtatttagcggacacaacatctttgtttgtatgtagtgctgaggatcgaacccaggccacacgcatgccaggcgagtgcgctagcgtttgagccacatccccagcccagccataAGTTCTTGTTAAGAATGGAAAGATTTGGTAAATCATCTTCCATCCTTACCCTATCTCTAGCTGGCCTGCTCACCTCAGCTCATATTAGATTAGGGTCACACATGTGCATTTCCTAGAATCTCAGTGTTGCTATGGGACCTCAAATTGGGCTTCATGGCCTTGGTATGGAATTCCAGGGAATGATTCTGCATTTAAAGCCACTGCAGTGTCCTTTTCTAATTATTCTTGTTGGCAGTTCCTTTGATTGCCTTATTTTCTCCTAAACTGAAAGTTCTTTGTCCCTGGTACACAGTAGCACCTTACTGTATACTTAATGGAGTAATGGAATACCTGTATGTTTTCTGGATCTCATACACTGACTTACTCAGAGTGCACTTGTGGGGGGACTCATTTTCATACAAAATTCTACATTGTAATGTGAGCAGCTCAGGGGATGAAGACCCATAAGCAGACCCCTATGATCCTGTGTACTAGGTCCCTGTGAATACAGACTCAGATTGCAGTGGCATTGAGAATGGACACCCCTGGTCTTCACACCTGCTTCTTGGTCAGCTTCTTACCTCTGATCCACATGTCCCTCTACCCTGCTCTGctccagtccttttgcactctatGTGAaaggattctttctttcttccacctATTCATGAAAAGTGATTATTTGGAAACTCCCCCAAATAAAGTAAAGTGGGCCacaatatttaagaattttaaagtgaCTCCTTTTTGCATCTAGAAGATCAGAAATATAAAGTCCTAACTGTAATTGAATCTGGTTGTGATGTAAGGGCATTTCATTTGTTCAACAAAGATAAACTACTTGCCTTCCACGGGTCCAGCCTTGGACACTGAgtgaaagagaaaggagacagaccTTGGCCTCCAAATGCTAGATTGCAACTCTCAAGCTACatgcttctattatttttttcagaaattctcAGCACCTGGGAATGTCCTCCTGTCCTTTGGTGATTCCTATGATACTCAAAGATGTTTTGAGTTGAGAAAGCAGCCTTCCCTTGGCTTCATGCTCCTGTGGGCTAATAGGCATAGACCAGGAGGAATTTTCCAGGGGAAATTTTGGAGAAGTAACTTGGCTACCTAACTGCGTGTTCCTTTGTTCTATATGGATCCCATATTAGCCTGGGTTTTCCAGGAAGCAAATGCCATGAGCAGGTTGGATAGATGTATAAGAGATTTCTTTGTTGAGGAAAATGCTTGTGAGGGAAAATAGGGAAAGGGCAAAAGAAACTGGTGAGCTGTCTGATAGCGACACAGGACTGATCattatgaagaaaagagagaaggaaggaagagtagGAAGAGTcctagactgaggtgcagtatcACAGAGTTTCTGCCAGCTGGTTGAGAGTCCTTGAATCAAAGTTACCTATCAAAGGAATGTGTCTCAGTATTCCTGCCTAGCTGTTGTTGGCTGGGAACAGCCTGTGAGCCATGTGGCTTCAGTGCAAAGTCAGTGGTAGATTCAAAGCTCAGTGGCTGGGCCCTTAGTCAATTACTCTCCTGTAGGAGGTTTGAGAGGTGCATTTTCATGACTTCCAAAAGTCCCCATTAACTAGCACCCAAAGTAgcccctctttcttcctccttagCTCTATGGTGATAGTTCAGGAATAGAATTTATATCTGAAAAAATCTCCCCTCTTTTTAGCTGTTCATAGGCACTACTGCAAAGAATAAAATCACTCCATGTATGGCTGGTGGAGGGAAGAGAATTCAATTTTTCCGAGGACCATGAATTTTCTCTAACCACTGACTATTTGGCTTGCAGCTGTCAGTCAAGAATGGTTCCCCACCTCCCCCAAGTATTTGGTTGCTGCCTAATTGCTATGCTCTTGGGTGAGGAGGCTTGAAATCCACTCTAAAGTCCCCAGTGCTCCTTTTAGCCACAAATTTCACCTCTCTGCCAAGCTTTTCTCAGAACTGCTGCCAAAGCTAAATAAAATGACAGATTTGCTTTTCACTTCAAACTGTGCACTTACGAAGTTATGCACTTACTTGGAAAAAAAGATGACTGGGAAGCCAAATTTCTTGCTAGTCCATACAAAAACAATGGGGAGCTAGCATTGATTAAGTGCCTATACTTTACCAGTCATGGTGATAGGTGTATTACATCGatcatctcttttattttaccTCAACCCTCTGTGATCAGTATGGATTGATTCCTTTTACAAATTAATCCCGGAGCAGGACACATGGTTTGGACAGGGAGAGGGATTTAGCCAGGACCAAGTTCAGTTTCTCAGACTCTAAAGCCAGTATTCTTTCCACTCCCACAATCTCTGACCCATACGTTGGATTACTTACCtgacttaaaaatatgaattgagCAGatgttgttttctatttatcaGAAATTCTAAGATAAATGGGGGGTGAAAACCAAAAAACcatcttcttcttccctccccatgGCAGACCAAAGTCTCAAGGGCAGTACTGCCCTAGTGACGTTCAGAGGCCTTGTGCCCTGGCAGCCAGGCTGTTCTTCATGTCCATTCCAAATTCTAAGTAATCTGATTTACCTCCTGAGCTGTATTTGAGACTTTTTTGGAGGTGAAATTCACTAACATAAAATGACCATTTTAAATTCAGTGGCATTTGGAGTCACACAAAATGAAATTCTACACCCATAAGCAGTTGTTCTCACACCCCATCAATCCCTGGCTATCATCCGTTTGTTCTCTGATAGCAACACTGTCAGATTTACCTGATAAATCCATTATATAtggatttacttatttttcttatttcatacaCATAGAATCATATAATAGGTGACTTTCTGCttatcttctttcacttagcataatgtttttgaggttcacCCATATTGCTGTTATGTACCAGTACTTtgctttttatgactgaataatgttccataacttatttatacatttatctgttgatgaacatttgttaTATTTCCAACTTTTGGTTATTATGAGTCACACTGCATGCTCATTGATGTATAAGTCTTTGAATACCTGTTctcaattcttttgggtatattcTATAGGGGGAGACAGAGAGATTCCTCTACTTTCTCCTTAATTTCTATGTGCTCTCTTTGACTGGTCTAGGAATCCAGTTACTACAAGAGCTGATCTACAAGAGAATAGCATAAAAGTTTTAATTAGGTTACATATACTTGGGGATCTTCATAAGAGAACCAAGTCTGAAGAAATGGTCCAAGTGccttgtatttattcttttacacaaagaaaaataaatttgtgaagGAATGACAGGACAAATGAGTATGTAGACTAGGACATTAAGTTGTAGGGATGTTACTAAGAGGTAtttaggggtggggtggggatatagTGGAAAATACTTGAAAGAGTTTGTTTATTCAGGTTCACTGCAATCTCAATTACCAGCCTCTGGTGGTCAAACCTATTTTCTGGCCTTGGTATGGAAAGGACATCCTGTCTGAACGAATCTTTATGGCTTGTTGCATatagtgaaagaagccaaaaggCCTTTTCTGAAGTTTTAGTTCCTCAAGGGATTTCAGCCTGAAATAACAGGCCAATTTGGCATATTTTGAGATGACACATCTTCCACTCCTTCAATACCTATGAATGGAATTTCTGGCTGTTTTGGTAATCCTAAaattaactttttgaggaactgccaaacctTTTCACAGGATATGTACTCAATCTCCACTCCAGAGAGCAATGTATGAGGATCCTAAtatctccacatcctcacccttGAGACTTTTAAAACTGAATTCACAGGATGAGGAAGTGGCCTCTCTGAAATGTTTTCCTCTTTCACATTTGAACTTTCTCTTTCACATGCAGCCTACACTCGAAAGTGACTAGGAGGAAGGATACTATACCATGATGCAAACAGAAATTCCACCAGCCTCCAGATAACATGTGTCACGCCTCTGCCAAGCTCTGTAAGCATTTGCTTCGACTGGCCTCCACGGCCTCCAGAGGAACCTGCTCCGGGCTGCTCTGCACCAGTGGAAGATGAATGACTGTGAGTTCAGGTTCATCCACACGCTGGCTCAGGACTACCTGCAGCACGTCCTGCAGGTACCGCAACGTGGGTCAAGCCCCAGCAAAACGTCCAAAGTGTTACAAAACGTGGCTTTCTCAGTCCAAAAAGAAGTTGAAAAGAATCTGAAACCATTCTTGGACAATTTTGATGTGGTGTCTGCTGATACTGCCAGAACAATATTCAATCAAGTGATGGAAAAGGAATTTGAAGATGGCATCATGAACTGGGGAAGGATTGTGACCATATTTGCCTTCGGAGGAGTTCTGGTCAAGAAACTTCTGCGAGAGCGGATTGCCCCTGCTGTGGATTCCGACGAGGAGATCTCTTACTTTGTGGCTGAGTTCATTATGAATAATGCAGGAGAATGGATAAGGCAAAATGGAGGCTGGGTATGTgtgatggaaattttttttcattgtttgtaCTATGAAATAGGAATTTAGAGTTTCCTTGCTAATGGAAGCCACCATCACAAAACACCTACttaagaatttaattttctttggatagtttgttttagaaatttttaattaaaaaaacctaACATCTTtctggctcatttccaatgaatACTAGAACTTTTTAGCTGGAAAACCCTTATAGCTTTTATTTCTGACAGTATGAATTACAGTAATGAGGTCTGGGGACCTATAAAGTAGCTTTCTAATGCATCTTCAGAATCAGCAGCACAGGCAATCTAGAACTTACTTTTTGCTAGGACTGTCACAACAATGTAGAATTAGTACAGAAACACTTGGTATTAGATGTTGTCATATGTAGGTATTATGTTGAAAAAGATAAGTGTATATTTTTGCAAGTTcattacaaattaattttttgtcagttttctaatataaaaattcTGGACTGTGGTTAAAGAGAAccattacttaatatttttaaaataaaaattcacattattATCAGTACCTTAAAAAGCTAAGACTGTGTAGGGACTTGTGAGAGAATTCATGTTGGTAagaaccctttttaaaatttttattttggtattttttatttttttagtggatCCCTTTCAAATACAGGAGATTGAAATGGTATGTTTAAGACATGAGTTTCTGGTAGAGAAGATAAATGAGCTTCTTAAAAACTCCCTTcccattatataaaatttaaagtatgcCTTGACAAAGTTATATGTAGAAATGAAACTCTCTCCTTGTCCAAGTGGTTGACTGGGAATACATCCTCTCTGGCAGGAAAGAGCAGAGAATTTCTGGTTGCAGAAAGAAGCCTTTTACAGCTGGATGTATATGCTTCCTTTTATGTCCCAATATACTacattcttagtttttaaaagcaCCTATGTGCCCCTGGAGCCTCTCTTTAAGGCCCAATCCTAACTCTCATCTATCCTAAGTGATATCTACTCTTGTCTATTATTTCACATGCAAAACATGCTATATCTATAGGAAATACCTagcatttttttcctagaggtaGGGTTTTATTATTTTGCCCAGATTGACCTCGAACTCCTGACCTCAAGCAATTCTCTGCCTtgacctcccaagtagctggaaccaCAGGCATGGCCCAGCATGCCTGGCTAACAGATTGCTGTTGTTTGGtggtgagaatcaaacccagagctttccACAGGCTAATAacacaccctaccactgagcaataccctCAGCCTCAtagtatttatttgttaaaaaatttatatatgtgtgtgtatgtgtgtgtatgtgtgtgtgtgttaaaattcTACATGGTACTtaattttcaacttattttttttttaaccaagactATTTAtaataggatttatttatttatttataatggagattgaaccaagaggcactttaccactgagctacattcccagttctctttagttttattttgagacagatcttgctaaattgctgacaaTTGCCTTGAAATTGCTAACCTCTTGCCTCCTGGGGATTATGGGCCTGTGCCATTCTGTTCTGCTAAAATAGTATTCTTAAAAGTATGTCATATATTCTGTTGTATGTAAATGCTGTCGAATAGTTGGCCATGTCTAGTTGGTGAAAATTTAGGTTATTTCCAGAGTTGTCTACCATGAACAATGCTTCACTGAATAATCTTTATGTGTACCTTCCCTCCTGCATGTGTGGGTTTTCTACGGTGGATGTTGCTTTTCTGGGCTGTGGTACATGTCTATTGTTTAATCTACTGGATCCTTGCCCTCCAAAGTGGTTCTGGGAAGTTACACTCCTATCAGGAGCTTGTTAGAGTATCCAACATTTCCCTACATATCAGAAGACTAACATTACATTGTAGCAATTTGTCATAATTTTCCCAATTTGTTGGGTtaaaatagatatatatttaaacatatcttgttttaattcttgtttttttttaaataaggctaaatatcttttcattttgagcATCTTTTCGGATGTTTACtaacaatttctaattattttttaggGATTTATCTGTTTATAgccttttcattttgtctttttcttactgATCTATAGGAATTCTTtgaatattctggatattttttgtttattttatatgtgacAGATATCTTCTAGTTTGTTgagtatcttttaaaatgaactaTTCATGTCTTTagtcattataaatatttaaacatttgattCAGGttaggcacggtggcacatacctgtaatcccagagactcaggagcctggggcaggaggatcacaagttcaaggccaacctcaacaactaaGTGAGGCTTTAATCAACTTATCAAGACCATgtccaaaatacaaaatagaaagggcttgggatgtttctcagtggtaaagagcttctGGATTCTATTCCCCcgtataaaaaaaaagtttgatgtaATCAGATTGATAAATCTTTTACTTGATACCATTTACATTTTGTTTAAGGCCTTCTTGCCTAAGGATGGTGTTACTGCAGCCAGTCTTCTTTtttaatcatcttctttttcctgGAATTCTTCTTTCTAACTCAGCCTGATTTAAGGCTGGGTGAAGCATGTGAGATGCTTagccatgttttcttctagctgGCTGTGGGAAGCTGTACTGAAAGGCTGAGCAAAATTTCAGCATACTATATAGCTTTCAAGTGATGGCAACTATTCTCTATCACAGAGGCCCACATATGAGCCTGCAAGCTCTCTATAGGCTTGGACTGTGTTCCTAGTGCTTGACATGCTACTTGGGAACACACAGACAGTGAATGCATGTTacttaaaaatttaactttttcacAAAGATTTTTATGAGTTCCTGGAATTCATAGTGAATGGAGGATGTTAAAAATGGTTCCTTAGAATGTCTAGAAATGTACTCTTATTTTGAGGGTGGTACTGGGGTTAGCAAacatgtggcagaagaaagctccCCCAACtggagatataaatatatataactgcTTGCACACCTACTCACCCTTTGTAACATTCTGTGCAGGCTCCCAGCTCTTCACTTTTACACCTGAGTAGCTTAGGTGTTATATGTGGTAGATAAACTTGCTAAGAGATCTTTTCAAAGCATCTTGATATTTTGTTCCTAGCTCTCAGGAGACATTGATTCTCTTAATGACAGATAGAGCTCTTTTGAGTCAGTCGTACAGACATGGCAAACTGATTATTTTCACAGTGTTGTTGACAAAtatgattaaatgaatgaatttactCTTGAATGATTCATTTCATGGGAAATGTACAATCACATGCTTACCACTAGTTAAGTCAGGTGGCCcataaaaagagggaaaaggcAATTCACAATTTTATCAAGCGAGCACTGacttctcccttttttcccttctgagaaaaactaaaaaaacccTACTGatcataaaacacaaaatgtatgaactaattacatttaaaacatgTCCAGAGACTTTATGAAAATTCTTGGATCAAAAATGTGGTATGGGGCTGGGTGTGGTgctgcacgcctgtaatcccaggggctcgggaggttgaagcaggaggatctcaagttcaaatagagtctcagcaacttatggaaaccctaagcaacttagtgagaccctgtctcaaaaaaaaaaaaaaaaaagtatgtggcTTAGAgattaggtgcccctgggttcaatccctggtacctccctaaaagaaaagaaaagaaaagaaaaaaatgtggtatggGAGCACAGCACACATGTAAGAGCTGATTCAGCACATATGGGTTCATTTTAGACTCCAATGCTTAAATGTGTGACTTCCTTACATcttgttttctcctctgtgaaACTAGGAGAATATTGCAGCTTATCTTCTGGACTGATATAAGAATCAAATCACTAATGCAAAGCAAGAATCCTGCAAATAAGAACCCAATATAAAACTTGAGTTACTCTTATCAGTAGTAGTATTAGCTTGCTTCCATTGAAAGAATTTGATTAAATGTATTTAGTTTCCATAAGTTATATGACCAACTACAATTATTTATTAACCACCATGTAAAACAGGTGCACTAAAGGGAAAAAGTAAGGCCAGTGTATCAATAACAGGAATCATAATCTCAttccttattgtttcttttttaaaatcagcttgacctactttcttttcttcctttcttcctttttaatttccttccttcctccctcccttccttctttccttccagaagtctcatctctctttttcttcctctttcacatttactattattttccATCCTCACTGCTAATTTGGAGTGCTGAAAATGGATAGGTTCTCGAAAGATCTGTTAGAAGAGTTAGTGTTATTTTTTAGCTGTCTTCAGCATTTAGATCTCTGGTACCAGCAGTttggcaagaagatcacaagttcaatgtcagcctcagcaacttcagcATGGTTCAGtaaccctgggttaaatccctagtacagagggagggagggaaggagaagagaaggagaaggagaaggagaaggagaaggagaaggagaaggagaaggagaaggagaaggagaaggagaaggagaaggagaaggagaaggagaatttttttttctcccttgcatggtgctggggattgaacctaggatctTTTGCATGTAGGCAAGttcaccactgaactatatctacAACCAAAAGGTTGGTTTGTAGAAGCCATTAGAATGTGCTTTAGCAGCTCAGGGCAGGCCCAGGAATTCAGGACTAGGCTGGATTACCTAGCGAgtttctatctcaaaaaaatatgtCTTGCCCCTTTGGATCACCTTTCCTCTTGAGCCAGGTGACTTTCCTTCCTCCACTCCTTTCAGTGGAGCACTCTTCTGTGCTTGTCTGCACTCCTGGAGTGGAAAGAATTCTCAGCTCATAGCTCCACACAGGAGTAATCATGTGTACTTAATGCATCACTACATACCTCATGCTTAGCACAGGGCCGTTTACATAGAAGGTACCCAACTAATATTTGTGGATGGAATGAATCAGTGACCTAATATTGGAACAGGAAATTTgaattccaattttctttttcttatcacaGGTATAAACTTGAGTAGATTACTGAAGTACCTGAGACTCATCTTCCTTAAATAATGcatgttataataaaatatgatatgctataatatagaaatatattttatatacagtatATTATGAAGACAGTACCTACTTTGGAAGGGAAGGTAAAGGGCTAGAAAACATTTCTGTAAAAGTGGCTGGTGAACTGTCAGCTATGAGGGTTATATGAGAAAGTCCAAGAAGTTTAGACATATAATTATTGAAACTAAACACCAAAAGAAAGCCCCTTTAAAGTAGAGATGTACACAGTTGGTGCTTTCCAAGTAACCAGAATATTAAAGCTTGGGTCATAAGAGTTAAGCAAAGaggttctctctctttcccttctttctccctccctccctccctacctcccttccttccttcctcccttctcttctgtctctcttGCTCTAATTAATGGTCAGGTCAACTTAAGGCCAAGTGAATGGGCAGATTGGGCATACAGAGACAAGTAGATGATTGACTAAAGTATAAAGATCTAATAGTGATATAatcttggggctgaggctgtggctcagtggtagcacacttacctgatatgtgtgaggcactgggtttgattctcagcaccacgttataaataaataaaaaaataaagatctatcaacaactaaaaaatatttttaaaaaagatgttaaTAGTGATATAATCTTAAATATTGGGTGTGTCCTTTGATTAAATTGATCTTGCAGTCAAatgcttatatttcttttgaattttaacttGAGAGTTTGAAATCATTTAGTAAAAAATAAGGTGAAATATAATTGCGATCACGTTGAAATGCCTGATTTTGACCCAAGAGTTAGAGGAAAAATCTTCCTGCAGGTTCTTTTAGAGAGCTCTCTAACTTTGGGAGTCAGCCTTGACGTCTTTCCCTCAGACCCCCATGTCCAATCTATCAGCAAAGAATGTCCGTCCAGGGCCCTGAGGCTGCCTTCCTCTCCCACTTGACTCCATCACTAGGCTCCTAGCAATATCCCTCCTTCCATTCTTCCCCTGCTAAGATCTGTTGTGTCCATAGCAGCCAGAGTGATATTTCAAAACTTGAATTAGATCATGTCCTGGCCTAAGCAAAACTCTCCAGGATGCCCCTTCACCTTGGGAACAAAAACACAAAGTCGTGACTCCCAAACCCAAAGGCCTACACCATCTAGCCTTCAAACACCTCCCAAATCTCATTTTCTATGAATCTC from Ictidomys tridecemlineatus isolate mIctTri1 chromosome 5, mIctTri1.hap1, whole genome shotgun sequence includes:
- the Bcl2a1 gene encoding bcl-2-related protein A1 — protein: MNDCEFRFIHTLAQDYLQHVLQVPQRGSSPSKTSKVLQNVAFSVQKEVEKNLKPFLDNFDVVSADTARTIFNQVMEKEFEDGIMNWGRIVTIFAFGGVLVKKLLRERIAPAVDSDEEISYFVAEFIMNNAGEWIRQNGGWENGFVKKFEPKSGWLTFLGVTGQICEMLSLLKQYY